The Primulina eburnea isolate SZY01 chromosome 18, ASM2296580v1, whole genome shotgun sequence genome segment GTGCATCAACGTCAGGTTctttgttcaaaatttaaaatttagggTAAGAGAGTTACTTTATTAAATTTTGATATCCATTTTTCACTTCACAACAGATTAGTTTTTCCATATgagaaataatattttagttTGTAGGCGGTGCTTGGCTCATGAATAAGATGATAAATGATACATAATATATAAATGATAAAagcataatataaaaataataaatccaCGTACTTGAATAAGATAATAGTGCATGACACTGATCTTTTGTAAAACTTGAGTCAAACGTTGGATAAAATAAAGATGAGTAATCAATCAATGTCTTGTCTTTCGCATCAAGCGATAGATAAATACAAGCACGCAACAAACCCAACAAAGAATAGAATCAGATACAAGAACAGAATTATTGATAATCACAGATCACTGGGTTCACAATTCCAAGCTCCCTATTTACAATATACAACATAGGTATTCCTATCCATATCTATCTCCACATAATTAGTATCAACCGTTTTACTACTGGatacaacacgggagctattcAGAAGTGTAACAATCTGTGGAAATAAGGTTAAATAGAGATCAACGAGGACACTATCCTAACCATATCTATCTCCACATAATGGCACCCACAAGGCATGCCTTCCACTGTCAAATAAGATCAACGAGGACAACCCTTTAGCTGGTAACAAAGAACGGATAAAAAAGTTAATGCAATTGGACGATGTGAAGTTCTTGTTATTGGACGATGTAAAGTTCTTGTTTGGCTATGAAATAGCGGCCGATCATTTCTGATGCTTCTACAGTAAACTGCTCTTGAAATGTCCCCATACGCTTACTGGGTATATCAATTGAAAGGTCCTGAAAATTTGGCAAGCCCTCCACTTGCACACCATCTCCACATATCAGGAACTGATTTCCAACAATAAATGACCCTGTCACACGGATTGCAACTCCATTTTGACCATGAGCTCGGCATTGAAGCTTCTCTACGACATGCACCAACTTCTCAGGAGGCCATTCACCAGCCAATGTCCTCCGAATATTTGTCAAGGTTGTAAGGATGTTGTCTGGACCAACATGTTCTTTCCCACCAAAACTGGAAACAACATTGACTTCATTAAGAAAATGGTGGTAATTTCAAATGCCATGAACATGAAGTCGGTAATGGGAATTATCTCATGGATCTGCAACAAAAATGGTACTTGTTTGGTTTCTTCAGATTATGGAACCTTGAATGGATTGTTCACATGTTTACGCTACATTTGAGAGGGATGGGCCAAGGACTTTTTGTTGAGAGGGGTAGCTTATTATATTCTGATGGTGCATCACATAAAATTTGAAACTTTCTCAATTGAAAATAATACTACTCCTTCTTGTCCTTTTCTAGGCCCGCCTTCTTTACCAAACACTGCAGAATTCTAGCAACAGTCTAAACAAAATTGCATGAAAATTTGGTTGGAAGGGTTTCAGTAAATGTTTGGTACCTGAAAATTGATTTATCTTGATACAAAGTCTTTATGTGATGCCAAAGATCGTCGGATCCATCAAAAAGCAAGTAATAGTGTATTGTTAACATCTGTTTGAGACAAAAACATAACACAAAGCATATATCAAGCACCATTAATAAGTATTACCAATAGAAAATTGATCTTGTTTTTCCATTTGCATAAGATTCATATGAGACTCAGGTGGGCAGGCAACCATTCTTTCGTGTGAGAATTTTCCAGTTAAATTGacaatatgataaaaaaaaaacttgggtTTTATCAAGGGCCCGCTTGAAAATACATTTTTCGTGTGAGAATTTTCAAGTTAAATTGACAATATGACAAAAAACTTGGGTTTTATCAAGGGCCcgcttgaaaatttaaaattaatgcaAGCTGTACCAAATGCTCTTTACTCTATTTTGTCCATCTATGAAGCCACAAACAACAATACAATAAGCATAACTTGAGGAAATCCAAAACCGAGAGTTCAACTCACATCTGCAAGATCCTTCATCCTTTCAATTGGATCAAATATACCTCGGACAAAAGCACCCAAGTTGACCTTGGCATCCACATACTTGGTAACGAACGGGTGTGATAGCAGCTGCATTACAAGCACAAAATTGATTGGGTTTATATTGTAAGATTGGAAGTGTGGCAAAACAAAACAatcaaaatctaaaaaatacTAAACAAGAAGCAATCAACAATCATAATCTCGTAAAATACTGGTCAAAAAGCAATGAACAATTTTCACAAAGGCCATATTCTATTGACAGAATCCTTAGTCTTCTTGCTAATGCAGGTAGGACTTTAGGTTTCTCAAAATAAACAGAAGGAAAAAGAACCGAAAGTTGAAATTTTATAACACAACTCAGAGAAGTATTGtaaaattgattaaataattgGGATCCTTCGTAAACATGCACTAAATTGGTCATTAAAAGTTATAATACCATACAAAATGTGTTATCTCACAGTCAAAACAGCCCATTCAGCATGAAAACCAACACTAGTTCAAAAATTAATGATTGGAcaaaaacttaaaaattatCGAACCCATTACCAACACAACTCAACTTGATGGAACCAATACAGCCAAGCATGATTAATCCTCACGCAGTAGCAGACAAGAACTCTACCTCTTGCTCACCTGCTCAGCTGTTGGCCTGGCAACTGGATCTTTCTGGAGGCAAGCATCAACAAATGAACATAACTCTGGAGAAAAGATTTCCTTTGACAGAGATGGAGATTTATCATCCAAAATCTTCAATATAAATAGTTGTTAGAACCCAAGACAAGATATATGCATTACAATATCTCAGAACAACATAGAAACAGGATGAACTGTTACCATCTTtctcaaaaaataatttaaatagctTTTCAAACACATCAACTTTCTCAGTACTTATTTTGCAACATAACATGGATTGTAATGCACTTTTAGTGACTAATATAGTTCGTTAACATGTTCAAAATAGTTCAAGGTCATATGGTCAACAAGTTGTAAAAAGGAGGCATAATTAGTTTTTGTTTAAATCAACCTCACTAGTAGCAAAACTGCTGTAGTTAATTTAATATCATTCATGATTTGAACATCTAAGTGACAAATAGAATTGAACGTAATAAAATTAACAGCCTTCACttgaaacaacatatatgaaaattttcataaatgaaCGAGCGGCAATACAAGGTAGTGTGTCAAAAATGATTACCTGCAACATGAGATTAACAGGGCCTTCATTAGCAGAGTATGGAAATTCACCCGCAGCACACTCAAAAAGTGCAAGCCCAAGGCTCCAAATATCAGCAGGATAAGAGTAACTTTCATTTCGTATTCGCTCAGGAGACATGTATGTAACAGTTCCAACAAAAGTAGCGCACTAATAACATAACAAACAAGTGTCAGGAACAATAATATCACCAAGTGGATTGAGATATATGCTTTACGAAATTGCGGCACAAACCATTGCCATTGAATCCTCGAGTCCAGCGCTAATACCAAAATCTGTAATCTTTGACTCTCCTTTCAGATTCACGAGCAAATTTGCAGGTTTGATATCTCTATGAACTAAATGTCTAACTCCGTGCAAGTAACTTAGTCCCTTATCAAACAAATGAAGTCAGGAAATAATTCACGAACAAGAATTCATGAACTCAAAATTTGCTTATTAATACAACTGAAACTAAAGAAACCATCTTACAAGCAAAAGTTCTTTCACCATAGAGGAAAGAATTGGCTCTGGTATACTCTTCCGAACACAAAGGATATCTGCCAAAGATCCACCATCCATGTACTCTAAAGCTATGCTAATCTGCCCAGAGCCTGGAGTGTAGAAAGCACCATAAAACTGGACAAGACCTTGATGACATGGTGCTTCACATAATGTTCTTATTTCAGTAAGAAGCTGTTGCCTTTTCTCCTAATATGAAATGTAAATGCTCACATTAGACATAAATTCAGTATCTTACAAGTTGAATTCCCAACAGTTACTCTTCTTCCATATAGTACCATCTACTTGGCGCACACatcatacatatataatttactgcaatctttaaaatatatgtaattataaaattcaaaaaataataattattaatataattaatttataatatgtGAATGAGACACACGTGTAATTAAATTTAACTAAACCATAATTAATGCTAATATCAAAGTGAGTGAAAAAAGATAACTTTAGAATAGATTTTATGAGATTTGTtggacaaaataaataaatttgaataATTTATCAATATAGGATGctgtaataaatatttatttttaaaaaaagtgaaGGAATATTTTTCCACACTCTTAACAATGTCAAAGTTAGTTATTCTTAAACACTGCATGATATAGTATGGGTAATATAGAGATACATCTCCATTCTTCTTCACCACTTCTTACTTTCCTCTTCTAATATAGAGTTATTATTCATCCTTGTTTTAACAGCAAATAATTATCGTGCATACGGTGTATTCAAATTTGCTCTGTTTTCTCGCATATATATAGCACCATGATGCTGACAAGAACAAAATAGTTAACCACGTGGTAACATTATATGGCGAGCATTACTCTAGATCCAAACTTTTGTAGGGTTATATAATTCAGATAAACAGATTCACTTATGAAAAGAGTGTTTTATTTCTCAGTTATCACTCCTAGCTTTTCCACCCAACATTGAAGCCAACATTATCACATTTGGAGATTGGAAATCAACAAtgaacataaaaaaattaaatatcaatTTCATCCAATCCAATGTCTCAAGAACACAacaaaattcaagaaaacagtaCAAATGTTCACAAGTAAACAAAAATGCAAaccttttcaaaaatatttatctTCTTTAGGGCAATGATCCTGTGATTTGGAATATGAATCGCCCTCTGAACAACACTGCTCGCACCACTACCAATGCACCCAAAGATCCTCATCTCATGCGAGGCACACCTGTATGTTTTCTCAGAATCATCTGCGAAAAACGCGGATGATGCGCATTTCTGCAACCCAAGCTCATTGATGTTGTATATATTGTACGATTTGCTCAGTAAATTCACTGCCCCACCATCGGATAGCTGATCCAACAAGTTCAAATAAAACAAGAAACACAGAGATAACATCAAAACTAACAAAAAGATAAAATCTTGAAAATCAAGAGGGAAAAAATCGAAGATTTACCATGCAAGAATCTGAAGGGTCGATTATTGA includes the following:
- the LOC140819621 gene encoding mitogen-activated protein kinase kinase 3 yields the protein MAGLEELKRKLVPLFDAEKGFPSDSIIDPSDSCMLSDGGAVNLLSKSYNIYNINELGLQKCASSAFFADDSEKTYRCASHEMRIFGCIGSGASSVVQRAIHIPNHRIIALKKINIFEKEKRQQLLTEIRTLCEAPCHQGLVQFYGAFYTPGSGQISIALEYMDGGSLADILCVRKSIPEPILSSMVKELLLGLSYLHGVRHLVHRDIKPANLLVNLKGESKITDFGISAGLEDSMAMCATFVGTVTYMSPERIRNESYSYPADIWSLGLALFECAAGEFPYSANEGPVNLMLQILDDKSPSLSKEIFSPELCSFVDACLQKDPVARPTAEQLLSHPFVTKYVDAKVNLGAFVRGIFDPIERMKDLADMLTIHYYLLFDGSDDLWHHIKTLYQDKSIFSFGGKEHVGPDNILTTLTNIRRTLAGEWPPEKLVHVVEKLQCRAHGQNGVAIRVTGSFIVGNQFLICGDGVQVEGLPNFQDLSIDIPSKRMGTFQEQFTVEASEMIGRYFIAKQELYIVQ